One window of Parambassis ranga chromosome 3, fParRan2.1, whole genome shotgun sequence genomic DNA carries:
- the dkk3a gene encoding dickkopf-related protein 3a has product MKTAALLVCALTAVCNGILPEIVDSGISHILQDNSGLDRVFVEVEELAEDPQQKLEEDVPHQKNNQSVTPHLNNLPPVVNNETASNEVTVQPSADQETNNISTAVQPSDLENSIDHGCITDDDCGKGKYCLNDAHNSKCLPCKAIDVPCTKDGECCGEQLCVWGQCSQNATKGEAGSTCQSQSDCNPDLCCAFHRALLFPVCSAKPIERERCLGASNHLMALLSWDTQDDGPTKHCPCAGDLHCQHLGRGSMCLKGEDSSEEDLTDSLYSDIDYII; this is encoded by the exons ATGAAGACAGCCGCACTGTTAGTTTGTGCCCTCACGGCGGTCTGTAATGGCATCCTTCCTGAGATAGTGGACTCGGGCATCAGTCACATCCTGCAGGACAACTCTGGGTTGGACCGTGTGTTTGTGGAAGTGGAGGAACTAGCAGAGGATCCGCAGCAAAAGCTTGAGGAGGATGTGCCTCACCAG AAAAACAACCAAAGTGTTACCCCTCATCTTAATAACCTTCCTCCAGTAGTAAATAATGAAACTGCTTCCAATGAAGTAACTGTCCAGCCTTCAGCAGACCAG GAGACAAACAACATCAGCACAGCCGTCCAGCCCAGTGACCTGGAGAACAGTATCGACCAT GGATGCATCACTGATGACGACTGTGGGAAGGGAAAATATTGTCTGAATGATGCACACAATTCCAAGTGTCTACCGTGTAAAGCAATTGATGTG CCCTGTACTAAGGATGGGGAGTGCTGTGGtgaacagctgtgtgtctggGGTCAGTGCAGCCAAAATGCAACAAAGGGAGAAGCAGGCAGCACCTGTCAATCCCAGAGTGACTGCAACCCAGACCTCTGCTGTGCTTTTCATAGAG CCCTGCTGTTCCCTGTCTGTTCGGCCAAGCCCATAGAGCGTGAACGCTGCCTTGGTGCCTCCAACCACCTGATGGCGCTGTTGTCTTGGGACACCCAGGATGATGGACCCACAAAACATTGCCCCTGTGCAGGAGATCTTCACTGCCAGCACCTGGG ACGAGGGTCCATGTGCCTTAAAGGAGAGGACTCGAGTGAAGAGGACCTGACAGACTCTCTGTACTCAGACATAGACTACATTATTTAG